In Nostoc piscinale CENA21, the genomic stretch TGTCCGACTTGCGAAAGTTCACTTGCGTTACGTGATGGGGAATTAGTTGCTTTAGGTCATCAGCCTGGATTGATTGGTCAAGAGACTATTTCCATTGATGAAATTGAAGAAGTGCCAACCCATCCCAAGAGTGAAGAGGAGTTAGTCCCTTGCTAGATAAGAATTATGAATAAGTGATTCATAATTCAGTAATTGTTACAAGTCTGTTCTTTACAGTATTAGGTCTCAAGTAGGTCGATTGTATGAAAGAAGAGCTCAACATCTTAATTCAAGCTCAATACCCTCTAATCTACCTTGTGACCTCCGAGGAAGAGCGAGCAGAGCAATCAATTTCCACAATCGCTCAAGTGTTAAAACCCCAACGCCGAGTTTATGTATGGACAGTAACTCATGGCATCGTGGAATACGGTCAACCCCGGAATGGAAGCCAACACAACACAGTTTCCCCAGAGGCGGCAATTGATTGGATAATTCGGCAAAAAGAGCCTGGTATATTTATTCTTAAAGATTTACACCCATTTATTGATGCACCTGCGACAACAAGATCGTTGCGAGATGCGATCGCTAGTTTTAAAGGGCAACAAAAAAAATATTATTTTAATGTCGCCGATGCACCAAGTCCCCATAGAATTGGAAAAGGAAGTAGTAGTATTAGACTTCCAACTTCCAGATATGGCGGAGTTGAATAAAGTTTTAACTTCCCATTTAGATCACTATCGTGGGCGACGGTTGACAACAGAAGCACGCGAAAAACTACTCAGAGCAGCTTTAGGTTTAACCAAAGATGAATCTGAGAAAGTGTATCGCAAAGCCCAAGTCACCACCGGACGGCTGACAGAAGAAGAAGTTGATATAGTTTTATCAGAGAAAAAGCAACTGATCCGCCGCAATGGCATCTTAGAATATATCGAAGAAGATGAAACCATTGATGCTGTAGGTGGCTTAGAAGAATTAAAGAAATGGCTGAAGCAACGCTCTAATGCTTTTACCGAAAGAGCAAGAGAGTATGGTTTACCCCAACCCAAAGGGATGCTAATTTTAGGAGTACCTGGTTGTGGTAAGTCATTGATAGCCAAAACAACATCCCGACTTTGGGGTTTACCGTTGTTGCGCTTGGATATGGGGCGCGTATACGACGGCTCAATGGTGGGACGAAGTGAGGCAAATCTGCGTAACGCCCTCAAAACAGCAGAATCAATCTCTCCAGCGATTCTGTTTATTGACGAGTTAGATAAATCCTTTGCTGGTAGTGCTGGTTCTGGTGACTCCGACGGCGGCACATCAAGCAGGATATTTGGGTCTTTCCTCACATGGATGCAAGAGAAAAAATCTCCAGTGTTTGTCATGGCTACAGCCAACCGAGTTGAACGCTTACCTGGGGAATTCTTGAGGAAAGGTCGATTTGATGAAATTTTCTTTGTGGATCTGCCTACACCAGAAGAACGGCGTGATATCTTCAATATTCACCTAAGCAAGCGCCGTCGTGAAGACATCTCCCGCTTTGATTTAGAGCAACTAGCCAAGATGTCGGATGGCTTTTCTGGGGCAGAAATTGAACAAGCGATTATTGCGGCAATGTATGAAGCCTTTGCCCAAGACCGTGAGTTCACCCAACTAGATATTATTGCGGCACTGAAAGCAACCTTGCCACTGTCTCGCACGATGCAAGAACAGGTAACAGCCCTTAGAGACTGGGCTAGACAGCGAGCAAGACCAGCCGCATCCTCCGTTGCTGAATATCAGCGAATGGAGTTCTAAAAGCTTTCCCTGCTAACCCAGGGGAAAGGCTAGTTGAACAAACTAGCAGTTAAGAGAAAAAGCCGCGTCTTGTTCAGTGCGGCTTGCCGATGATAAACCGTTGTTCTTTTCTCAATCTTCTCATTGGAGGAAACCCAAATGTCTCACTTTAGCACTCTTCGCACCAAAATCACCGATGCAGAAATCCTCAAAGCTTCTTTACGCGACTTGGGTATTACCGTAAAGACAGAAGCAGATGTACGCGGTTATAACGGTCAGCGTGTACGTTCCGACATCGTTGCTGTTTTGGAAGGCGAATATGATCTCGGCTGGTCTCGCAATAGCGATGGTTCCTTCGACCTCATCGCTGACCTGTGGGGCGTTGCTAAAAAGCACAACCAAACCGAGTTAATCAACTCTATTAATCAAAAATATGCAGTCAACAAGACTTTGGCTGAAGTAAAACAGCGCGGTCTGCAAAACGCTAACGTTAAGTTGGTATTGCAATAGTAATTTCTCTGCGCGTTCCCAAAGCTGCACGGGTTAACCACAATATAGCGGTTAGCCCGCTCTTTTTTGCTTATTATGGGGCTGAGAATCAACTCACGCCGTCTTTTTATGGGTGATAATTTCATACAGAATAAATCATC encodes the following:
- a CDS encoding DUF1257 domain-containing protein encodes the protein MSHFSTLRTKITDAEILKASLRDLGITVKTEADVRGYNGQRVRSDIVAVLEGEYDLGWSRNSDGSFDLIADLWGVAKKHNQTELINSINQKYAVNKTLAEVKQRGLQNANVKLVLQ